In one Anaerolineae bacterium genomic region, the following are encoded:
- a CDS encoding PAS domain S-box protein encodes MGQKTTQPGIDWSRQGREAELLHALNAAAASLQRSAHSEAEVFDAFKEQIARLGLNGSLGLFDETGKQMALHAIVYPGQMEWVVKFEKMAGLKAEGYVYNVAEIEVYQQITQTGEPIFSPDSKEALLQMFPVEIPPAMIERLLKVFGSFPCLYVPLIAGGCFLGVMFVAGPGLTPNDIPAMEVFANHLAIALTNARLFAALQQSEAKLHQSHAELEARVVERTAALTAANEALEREIAERRQAEQEAQQRTADLALINALNEAINRGDSLSDVILLLSNATKELFSGYEASVYLLSEDKKYLVMQTLSPSPAVLKRIEQLIHIQIPPIKIPLRPNGPYRALLQNGKPRLVNDPAEIRALIEEFTYTVHLPNRQLRRALRKLIPQIQKTLNVHGVINMPLVSEGEVIGLLDISSQEPLAEIDMRRLEAISGQLTAAIKRKQTEDALRQSEAGYRMLFEQNLAGVYRTTLAGRILECNQAFAQILGYDSPQELIECQATKFYFDSADRNKFIARLQEQGTLTSFETYLRRKDGTPVWILENVNLIKGIDPASSIIQGTSVDITDRKQAEEQMRRQDRLVAVGQLAGGIAHDFNNLLTAINGFAALLKSELSPDDPLHELAEKILSSGRRAADLVRQLLIFSRKQLVEPQVVNLNNIVLDLEKMLRRIIGEDIQINTILASDLWPIEVDPTQIEQVIVNLVVNARDAMPQGGQLIIETANTTLNEAFIANHQGPPPGDYVLLTVSDTGMGMSAEVKERIFEPFFTTKEVGQGTGLGLAMVYGIVKQSGGDIWVYSEEGLGATFKIYLPRVAETRPLSFRPDIAEEIPRGDETILLVEDDPVVRLLAQRVLQECGYTLLEAKHGSEALDLAVSHAAPIHLLLTDVIMPTMSGKALAEALAQTHPNLKTLFMSGYPGHVISQHGILDPDVELLPKPFSPLDLARKVRAVLDG; translated from the coding sequence ATGGGACAAAAAACAACACAGCCAGGGATTGATTGGTCCAGACAAGGCCGGGAGGCGGAACTACTGCACGCCCTTAATGCTGCCGCAGCTTCGTTACAACGCTCGGCCCATTCCGAAGCCGAAGTTTTTGACGCTTTCAAAGAGCAGATTGCCCGGCTTGGCTTGAACGGCAGCCTCGGCCTGTTTGATGAGACGGGGAAACAGATGGCCTTGCACGCCATTGTTTATCCGGGTCAAATGGAGTGGGTGGTCAAATTTGAAAAAATGGCGGGCTTAAAGGCCGAAGGATATGTCTACAACGTTGCCGAAATAGAGGTCTACCAACAGATAACGCAAACAGGCGAGCCAATTTTTTCGCCGGACAGTAAAGAGGCCCTATTGCAAATGTTCCCGGTTGAAATACCCCCCGCCATGATAGAACGCTTGCTCAAGGTCTTTGGTTCGTTTCCCTGCCTCTACGTGCCGCTGATAGCGGGGGGTTGTTTTCTGGGCGTTATGTTTGTAGCCGGCCCCGGCCTCACCCCAAACGACATCCCGGCGATGGAGGTGTTTGCCAATCACCTGGCCATTGCCTTAACCAATGCGCGTTTATTTGCCGCTCTCCAGCAATCGGAGGCTAAACTGCACCAATCGCACGCGGAGTTAGAGGCTCGGGTGGTCGAACGCACCGCCGCCCTGACAGCGGCCAATGAAGCCCTGGAACGCGAAATCGCCGAACGGCGACAGGCCGAGCAAGAAGCGCAACAGCGCACGGCAGACCTGGCCCTGATCAATGCGCTCAACGAAGCCATCAATCGCGGCGACAGCCTGTCAGACGTTATTCTCCTCCTGTCTAACGCCACCAAAGAGCTTTTCTCCGGCTACGAAGCCTCCGTGTATCTGCTCAGCGAAGACAAAAAATATTTGGTCATGCAAACCCTTTCCCCTTCGCCCGCTGTGCTCAAGCGTATTGAGCAACTCATCCACATCCAGATCCCACCCATCAAAATCCCTCTGAGACCTAACGGTCCTTACAGGGCCTTGCTCCAAAATGGCAAGCCGCGGCTCGTCAATGATCCGGCCGAAATCCGGGCCTTAATTGAAGAATTCACCTATACCGTCCATCTTCCCAATCGGCAATTGCGCCGCGCGCTCCGCAAGCTGATTCCCCAAATTCAAAAAACCCTGAATGTACATGGGGTTATCAATATGCCCCTGGTTTCTGAAGGCGAAGTCATTGGCCTGCTGGATATTTCCAGCCAAGAACCTCTGGCGGAAATAGATATGCGCCGGCTGGAAGCTATCTCTGGACAATTGACCGCCGCCATCAAACGCAAACAAACAGAAGATGCCTTACGCCAGAGCGAGGCAGGCTACCGGATGCTGTTTGAGCAAAACCTGGCCGGGGTCTATCGCACCACCCTGGCCGGGCGTATTTTGGAATGTAACCAGGCCTTTGCCCAGATTTTGGGCTATGACTCGCCGCAAGAGTTGATTGAGTGCCAGGCTACAAAATTCTATTTCGACTCTGCCGACCGGAACAAATTTATTGCCCGGCTACAGGAGCAAGGCACGCTAACCAGCTTTGAAACGTATCTGCGACGCAAAGACGGCACGCCGGTTTGGATTCTGGAGAATGTAAACTTGATCAAGGGGATAGACCCGGCCTCCTCTATTATTCAAGGCACATCGGTTGACATCACCGACCGCAAACAGGCCGAAGAACAGATGCGGCGTCAGGATCGGCTGGTGGCTGTTGGCCAACTGGCCGGGGGAATTGCCCATGATTTCAATAACCTGCTGACCGCTATCAACGGCTTTGCGGCTTTACTGAAATCTGAACTATCGCCGGATGACCCCCTCCATGAATTGGCCGAAAAGATATTAAGCTCCGGCCGCCGCGCCGCCGACCTGGTTCGGCAACTGCTGATTTTTAGCCGCAAGCAACTTGTTGAGCCGCAGGTAGTTAATCTCAATAACATTGTGCTTGATCTGGAGAAGATGCTGCGTCGCATCATTGGGGAAGATATTCAAATAAACACAATTTTGGCGTCGGATCTGTGGCCAATTGAAGTAGACCCTACCCAAATTGAACAGGTCATCGTCAATCTGGTTGTCAATGCCCGCGACGCTATGCCTCAAGGGGGGCAGTTGATCATTGAAACGGCCAATACCACGCTGAACGAGGCGTTTATTGCCAATCACCAGGGGCCGCCGCCAGGCGATTACGTGCTGCTGACCGTTAGCGATACGGGGATGGGCATGAGCGCAGAGGTTAAAGAACGCATTTTTGAACCGTTTTTTACCACCAAAGAGGTCGGCCAGGGGACCGGCCTGGGCTTAGCCATGGTCTATGGCATTGTCAAACAAAGCGGAGGGGATATTTGGGTGTATAGCGAGGAAGGGCTGGGCGCTACTTTTAAGATCTACCTACCGCGCGTCGCCGAAACCAGGCCGCTATCTTTCAGGCCGGATATTGCGGAGGAAATACCCCGAGGGGACGAAACAATCCTGTTGGTTGAAGATGACCCCGTGGTGCGCTTGCTGGCGCAGCGCGTGCTCCAGGAATGCGGCTACACCCTGCTAGAAGCGAAACACGGCTCAGAAGCATTGGATTTGGCAGTTAGCCATGCCGCCCCCATTCACCTCCTGCTGACCGACGTTATCATGCCTACAATGAGCGGCAAAGCCCTAGCCGAAGCGTTAGCCCAAACCCACCCCAATCTGAAAACGCTTTTTATGTCCGGCTATCCCGGCCACGTTATTTCCCAACACGGCATTCTGGACCCCGATGTTGAACTGCTCCCTAAACCGTTCAGCCCGCTGGACCTGGCCCGCAAAGTGCGCGCCGTGCTGGACGGTTAG